One part of the Diadema setosum chromosome 6, eeDiaSeto1, whole genome shotgun sequence genome encodes these proteins:
- the LOC140229577 gene encoding alpha-1D adrenergic receptor-like, whose product MNSSGLAGTETDKLVAGPMFIVTSGLAVITVGTNALILVTFACQKRLWTYTNYYIINMTVADLLAGAVVMPIRSMTILYNGWPFGSVKGVIFLAVHNTCVGVSVLGVLVITIDRYIATLHPIQHYSGRTKRIAALVNTFTWIIPFVFWLFFNVVWYLLDPTGETIPNGLPRSNFTRTVALSLLTFCIRFALPFSLILILYIRVLVEINARVTKTHSNIAHKKDTFRKRAMEGDRVSEESKSSVRCISSDILTRKKEKSENNIRARSFGNQCSAASKHGNLRGGGRESMSTSDSSFGGKHDRVQGVVRGQSTAEGRKALKTLSFIILVFAITWLPIAFSVICYTMFPHVYKQMNDAFGFSDKARWISYTNSLFNPVAYTMAQPLIRQTIVNIFCLRVICRDVKKRNEGK is encoded by the coding sequence ATGAATTCCAGTGGATTAGCAGGAACTGAAACCGACAAACTAGTTGCAGGACCGATGTTCATAGTCACTTCTGGGTTAGCAGTCATAACTGTTGGAACCAACGCCTTAATTCTCGTGACGTTCGCGTGCCAAAAACGACTATGGACATACACCAATTACTACATTATCAATATGACTGTTGCTGATTTGCTTGCTGGTGCGGTTGTCATGCCAATTCGCTCTATGACTATTCTTTATAATGGTTGGCCGTTTGGAAGTGTTAAAGGGGTAATATTCCTTGCGGTTCATAACACTTGCGTTGGTGTTTCGGTCTTAGGTGTGTTGGTGATCACTATTGACCGTTATATAGCAACCTTGCATCCCATTCAACACTATTCTGGGAGGACCAAACGCATAGCGGCATTGGTCAATACATTTACATGGATTATTCCATTTGTATTTTGGCTATTTTTCAACGTGGTTTGGTACCTCCTCGATCCCACCGGTGAAACGATTCCAAACGGTTTACCAAGGTCAAATTTTACTAGAACTGTGGCTCTGAGCCTGTTGACATTTTGCATACGATTCGCTTTGCCTTTTTCCCTGATACTGATCCTTTACATCCGTGTGTTAGTTGAAATAAACGCTAGGGTTACAAAAACGCATTCCAACATCGCACACAAAAAGGATACATTCAGAAAGCGAGCAATGGAAGGTGATAGAGTTAGCGAAGAAAGCAAAAGCTCAGTACGATGTATCTCATCGGACATTTTAACCAGAAAGAAGGAAAAGTCCGAGAACAACATAAGAGCTAGGAGTTTCGGAAACCAATGCAGCGCTGCCAGTAAGCATGGGAACCTTCGAGGAGGCGGAAGAGAAAGCATGTCGACTTCAGACAGTTCCTTTGGTGGAAAGCATGACAGAGTTCAAGGTGTGGTACGAGGGCAGTCAACGGCAGAAGGTCGCAAAGCCCTGAAAACATTATCCTTTATCATATTGGTGTTTGCAATAACGTGGCTGCCCATTGCATTTAGTGTAATTTGCTACACGATGTTTCCTCATGTATACAAACAGATGAACGATGCTTTTGGCTTCAGTGATAAAGCGAGATGGATATCATACACAAACAGCTTGTTTAACCCAGTGGCATACACTATGGCGCAGCCATTAATTCGACAGACAATTGTCAATATTTTCTGTCTTCGCGTAATCTGCAGAGACgtgaaaaagagaaatgaagggAAGTGA